DNA sequence from the Augochlora pura isolate Apur16 chromosome 11, APUR_v2.2.1, whole genome shotgun sequence genome:
AATAGAGTTTTATATATGTACTGTGCTGTTGTCAGCAATTTTCTCCTGGAAATATACAAAACGAATGATTGCTATATGAATGGCTAGGAAACATGAACAGAGAAACACGTTGACATTGCTACGTCAATAATGTAGAAAACAGAGTTCCTCTTTACTCgctattaagaaaataagcGTAGTATTGTTGTGGGTGTACTTTTTCGGCGTTTGCAGGGTACGATCAATGTAGTCTGATTCAGAATCGAAGTCATCTTCCTCGATGCACTTTCGTTTACGACCACGGTACACAGAGTGCACTGCGCTGTTTGACATCGACGCAATTCGACTCGCGTAACTTCCCATTTTGTCACGTTTCTCTCTAATACgtatagaaaatttcaagtttaaatattggcgaACATCCGAGAGTCCTCGACATTGTTTTCTGATGCGAAGAACCTGCCTTAGTCGTAAAAGGCTCGCGCCACGCCACAACACACAGTGTTCAGTATACACGCAACACAAGAAGGCTCGCTcgcatatacatatgtatgtaaataGGTGGCTCCGTAGAAACCTTCAACATATGTACACGCATGCCCAAATGCATACGTTCATGTAAACATGTGACGTAACAAAAGATGTGACGTCACAACTTGAATAAGGATACACACTGTTTGCGGATAGAATGCTTCATTCCAGGCTCATCCAATTGCGTGCGTTTTCTCGCTTGGGTGAAAGTGTGCCACGTGCGTTAGCCATAAAAGGAACAAACAGGATACAGGGCCATTCGAAGTTTCATCTTCGTAAGTCGATTCTTGCGAATATGCGTTAATACTTTCATCGAAAGTTATTCGACTATtgtcataataaatatatgtattacatGAAATGGCCTTTCCTTTTTACAGCAATGTAGATTGCAAAAATCATGTgtttataataagtatataaaatatacttatttaagtatattatgTTAGCAAAACATAAACTTAAGTGTTATCGTAAAGGCGCCATTATATGGATATTCGATGTGATTAGGGACTACATGTAAATGCACACGACAGCATCCATACAATCAAGGCTGCAAATATTCAGggtttatatgaatatttaatctttttctctattacaATGTTGCCAAAAAGTTTCATAAGACTCGTTGGTATAAGAATATTTCTAGCATATCAATGATAAATACATGCGTATGTATAGAAAATCAAATGGTAAACATGAATACGTAAACTGACTCACTTTTAGACATAATGCGCATGTCGAACACAACTTACAAAGCGTTGCTATTGGTTGCCATGCAATGTGTCAGTGTCAGGTTTCGTTGGATTTCGTTATGTGCGGTTCGCATAAGAATAACGGTGATTTATATGTTcgcaatatataaaaattaattattacgagaAACGCTCCatattagtataaatattccaaaaaataCGAAGACGAATAAGGTATTATTGAAACATCGTTATAATTTATCTGATTACAAAGATCTGATTCTCATTTTGACGGAGCTATGTAACCTTGttttttgtaaacaatattaatctttCATTCAATCAGTCTCATGTGTTTTAACGAATCGCTTTAATTATTAAgcttttaaattataagaaaactgGAAGAActcatttaaatttcatttattttcggtATAATATTGGTACGTCTTATTTTATGTCTTTGTACCATTATgacttaattttaataacaaagacagtaaaaattgttaagtattaattgcaagaagcTCCTATGAATATGAGATAAATTTTATGgctaaaattttacaattacatagtttttcttataaaactaTAAGGATACAGGAGATGTGAAATTTTACAGCAATTTCTAAGGTAATCATTTCTTTAGGTTTAATAGGAATGATGAATACAAATGAAGAATTAAGCTCAGGTTTGAACGCAATTGattgttcatttaaaaatgaatgttcgTGTAAAGATGAAAATACTAGAGAATCAGTGTTACAAAAGCCTAGATATAAACTTCGAATAGCAGCATATAGAGTATATAATTTGAGAAAGAATCCTGAACCTAGCAGGGTAAATCAGTTACCAAGtggaagtaattatttaagtgaattttgtaaattagtaTGTAAACCAGTGTCTGTGTCACTCGTAAGATTATCAGACCAAGACTTGAAGAAACTGGGTAGAAAAATATCATCTAATGTTGAATCTGTTAGAAGACCTTCATTAGACAATTCACAGCATAAGTTTTATGgatatgaaagaaaaaagaggaaaagtaCTATTAGTATAAAAACACATAGCAAAGATGGGAAACAAATCCATATTGAAAcggaaagtaataaaattaataaaaatgtggataataatgttaatgagAATGTGCAgaaaaatgttgacaaaaatGCAGCACAGAAGCAACCTAAGCCTTTATGTAAAAAACATCAGTTAAGAAGTACAGTGACTTCCAAAGTACAAAGATCTAGCAAGAATGAACAATGTAAAAAAGATTTACTAAAAACTATTAAGCAGCCgattatagtattaaatagaatagatgAAGTAATTAATAAGTTAGCACAATCCTTTGCAAGAGTGACATCGAATAAACAATACTGCACAGTAGAACAGTCAACAGTCAAACAACATATAGCTGTAACTCAAACTGAGGAAGTTGGGTTGATACCAGAACCTTCATTGATAAGCActaatggaaataattgtcTCCAGAATGACAGTGTTGCTGATAATATTAGTGAAGCAGATAGTAATGACATACCCAAAATTAAGAGGAAATctagaagaaaaaataaaatctttgatGATACTGATAGTGAAGATGATAATGATGGATGGTATGAAGCGAAAAAAGGAAGATGGGATTTTCCAGGACAGGAAATTGCAATAACTGCTGATAAATGCAATGAAGATGTTCAGGTCAGAACATCTCAAGAAGTATGCATTTctagtaaattaaatgaagttactagtgaaaaaattatagaaagaaatCTAGCCATTCAGAATGTAGAAGTCAATAACAAGAAAGAAGGAATGGATCTTGAGAACATAAACATTGATGAagtacaagaaaaattaaatgttcaaGATGAAGATGtaaatgttgaaaatgaaggtgtaaatattgaaaatgaaggtgtaaatatcaaaaatgaaTATGTGGATGTCGAAAATGAAGATGTAGATGTCGAAAATGAAGATGTGGATGTTGAGAATAAAGATATAGATGTTGAAAATGAAGATGTGGATATTGAGAATGAAGATATAGATGTCGAAAATGAAGATATAGATGTCGAAAATGAAGATGTGGATGTTGAGAATGAAGATATAGATGTCGAAAATGAAGATGTGGATGTTGAGAATGAAGATATAGATGTTGAGGAAGGAAATCTAGACATTCAGAGTGTAGAGACAAATAACAGAAACAAAGAAGTGGATGTTGAAGTACAGAATGAAGCAGATGATGAAAATGGTAAGGAAAGTTTTGAATATGAAGATGCAGGTGTTAAAGGTGAAGAAGTTGATGTTGAAACTGAAAATGGGAGGTGTAGTTTGGATGCATCAGAGGATGTAATTCAAGAAATTTCCAGCTTATCTTCAGAACTATGTTTTGAACATACTTCAAAGCATGATGCATGTTCTGTAGATGAATctgttcataaaaattcagaaatgcAGCAATATATACTAAAACCATTGTTATCTGAAAATGagttaatacaaaaatataaattgtataaacagCCAAAGATTTGCTTGGTAGATTGTCAGCATATTAAAATTCCATCTGGTAATACATATTCAGTCATGGAAGTTAAAAAACTGACtgagaagaatataaatattttactaaattctaATGTTACACATACAACTAAAAATGATCTAATTTCAGACATGTCTTGTTCAAAGAATATGACtgttaaatcaaaatttgacAAATCTGTTTATGCACACAAAATACAAAGGGGGAGGAAAGGAAGTGTGGAAAGAGAATCGGTTTTCAAGAAATCCATAACCCCTAAGAAAGGAAGAATATACAAGATGACGTCTGACAGCATCATTGGACATGGTATTGTATCTCCATATCTTTCAAAACAATCTATCAAACAATTAAACACACTCTCTTTCACTTATCCACAAAAGCCTAGTAgactatttattaaacttacAGAAATTACAACTAAGAAAGCAATACTTATTACTTCCAACACTATTgcaataaaaactaatatGACAgggaagaattttttaaataatacaaaacatCTTTATGTTCTAGGTCACGCAAGTTCTCCAAACAAAAATCAATCGGAAGATATAAGAATTGGGAATTGTAAGACAGATATAGAGAAAGCTATGTTATCATGTGTTTACATAACTTCTCCGACAAAACATAAGAAACTTGCAGAGAAGAAAGATACTATCAAATCTAAGGAAGTTTCCAGTACTTATAAATGCATTGTTTGTGATCTTTTCTTTGAGGAGTATGTTGTTTTACAACAACATTTGAGTACACATACAAAGCAATGTCAGCAGAAggctaaaaaaaaattactattttcacTTTTGACACCAGAAAAAGACCTACAACAGTCTCCTATTGAAGATAGTACTTCTCAAGTTGCATCTTCATGTAGACCATGCATCGATGGAGATCAAACAGAATCTCGGCAAAAAagtctacataaaaaaataaaggaagcGAAATCCAAACAGAGTTTGTCAAGGAAGCACAAACTTTGTAGACCATCCAAATTGACAAACGAATGTAGTGTATGTAAGCATGAGTTTCCAACAGAATCAGATTTGGCAgctcatatttttttacacacGGAATTAGAACTGCAAGAAGCATGTGATGCTGAAAACCTAAACAAGCAGGAAAATGACGTTAATATTCCAGAATCAGATACTCGGAGGGCAAACAATTCTGTGACAAAACCTACTCATTCAGTTGAAAAATCTCCAATGAACTTGAATGAGAGTAAAACGAGTAGTTTAGAAACACCACCTCTGCAAAATCACAAAGAACACATACCAAAAGATGTTAAATCTATAGATGAGAAAGCTTCAATGATATCTAAATTAAACCATCGAGAAAGTAATTCTAATATTCAAATTCCGTGCGGGACGAGAAAAGCATTGTTTAAGATATGTCAGTGTCATAACGTAGCAGACACCAACTTCGGCTGTCTGCGAATTGAGATAGTTCTCCTATGTCACACTTGTGGAGTATTGTTCCGAAGCATGGAATGTTTCGAGACTCATTATCGCCTTCCAGAATATTCAGTTTGTAATCAGAATCGTGCAAAGAGTGGCCGATCTCCAAATTTATTCTGTGCTACTTGCGGAATGATATTTAGCTCGGTGCAAGATGTGCGTCAACATCTAGAAATGCATGTACGTTTCAAGAAAGACTGTAAAATGGACTTTCGTTGCAATATTTGCAAAGTAATGTTCATTGGAATTGGACCACTCTTTTACCGTCATTGGGTAAACCATACAAAAGATCCATTCTGGCTAGCAAGTAAACAATCATTTCCCAAAATTTCTCTGCTGAACTTAACATCCAAGAAGCTGAGTGTGGCATCTAACCCAGGTGAATTTGTTACTTATAAATGTCTAGACAATTACATTTATGTTGCAGAATATGTTTGTTCGAAATGCAAAACAGTTTTCAATGCAGAAGACCACTTAAAGGTACATGAACCGAATTGCAAAGAAGTTAATGCAAAGGTGAAGCCAATAAAGTGGcgtttaatttgtaaaatgtgtAAGATAATTACTCGAAACAAAACAGAGTTGTACGAACATATGAAAAGCAGGCACAAGCACGCCGCGAATCCTCAGTTTGTAAAGTCCCTTACAAATACAGCGCTAGCGttcatttgcaaaatttgtaTGGCGAGCAGTGCAACTATTGAGGAGTTCAATGAACACTGGTTTGATCACTATATGAGTCGACCGTGGTTCCAATGTTCATATTGTATGCTATATTGTCAGAACTTGGATGTTCTCGAAGAGCATCTCAATTGCTACCACGcggaagtattaaaaaatataaaggacATAGTTGCAATAACTTCTATGGTACTCTATCGAAAAGTAAAACATATTTGTCAACTATGCTGTACTGGTTTCATTTCAGAGGAATTGTTAAACGAACACAATAATAGACATGACCCAGGTAGTACTTTTCAACTTGGAAATAGTAACAAAGCGACGATTAAGAAGTATACTTCAATGCTTGAAAATCTGACAGATCAGGTATCTGATAAAGGTGATGAAGATGCAGGGGAACAAGCTGACAAAGGTGATCCACAGACAGAAGATGTAACTGATAAAGAAGTTGAAGTGTTAAAGGAGCAGATTAATAAAGGAGATCAAGCTACAGaagaaaaaattgatgaaCGAAATCATGTAATGCAGGAACAGACTGCACAGTGTTCAAAGTCTAAGGCTGACCTTGAAAGGGAGAAATTAATCAATACATTGGAAGGTAATGAGGAGGAGGATTCTGAAAACGAGTTGGTGATAGACTTGACTGATCATACAGAGTCACAGAACGAGTTGGCAGTGACAGACAGATTTAAAGAAAAGCAAATTGTATCTACCGGCACGGTAGGTACGTTAAACACTACTTCACAACCTATTCCACCTCCAAACAAACCAACAGAAACAAACAATGCAACGAAACAAGTGCATGGATTTCTAcgtgtaaaaaaattagaagatcTTTTGGAAGATATTAGCACCTTGCATGAATGCAAGGCGTGCAAGTATGCTTGTGGATCTGTTGAAGAACTTCAGGAGCATCTCTTGACTCACGCAGTTCAAAAACAAGCAAAAGTGTCTTCTGAGGGAACTTCTCAGCAACTTGTAAACTTCACCGAACAGAACATAGATGCTAACAAACTTCCGCAGAATGGACAGATAGTCTTTGGAAAGACTGTCCAGATTCCAATCCTGTCCAATCTCTATCCAGGAACAGCGACCAACGTGAAATTGTTAACTACGAAGCACATTCCTCCCGTTTCTTCTTCACAGGCTTCCGTAAAAACAGCGTACCATAAGAATCTGCCggcttgtaatatttttcgtaaattaaCTATACCAAGTTCTTTTATCCGATCGATTGAAAAGGTTCCCACAGCAGTGGAAAGTGGTTCTCCCAATGCACAGAGTCTTCCAACGGCACCCAGAGTTGATTCTGATACTAGAAATCGGCAGAATCCTGTTAATACATCTGTATGTAAAACAAATTCGCACACACCTCATAGAACGAATGTTCCCAGGAGAGACAATGTAGGTACTGTTAGGAGCAAGAACAAGTACATTAATCAACTAGAGGGCTACAATACTTATTCTAAGCCCATCCCAGCCATGCCGACGACATATACATATTCCAAAGACGAAAATGGGAAGATTAAAGTGTTTGCAAGTCATAGTATCGATAATGCTGTAGCAAACAACAATGCGAACTACACAAACGGCAACCAGAGTTATATCCAGACGTCGCACAACATTCAGAACCAAGTGAGGTCGAATAATCCTCCCACAACAATGTACTCTCAGTACCCCAATTCTAATACTGTTTACACTACGAATGGTCAAGGGCCTGTACAGCCTCAGCAAATGGCGCAACAGGTGCCTAATCAAACACTAGCGCCAACCGTATCACCTgctttttattgtaaaaatccTACAGCAGGTGGGATGTCGATAGTAATTAATCAAAATGCGCCCAGTATGCAAAGTTTGCCAGTAGTGGACGTGAGACAGCAACAAGGACAACAACAACATATCTATCAGCCAGTTTATAGCAACCCAGTGGTTTCGGTAGACCCTTATGTAGCACAGTCACAGGTATATTGCGTTATTCAGACAAATCTGTTAAAAGCACGTATCCTTTccgaaaaatgaattcttttgttactGTTTAATTCGCAGAACATTATTGATTATTCTGGAACTGGTGAGATTTATCAGGTGACGTCGAATGAGTACTCAGGGCCGGTCAATCAAAATGTCCCCAGCTGCGATGTGTCGCTGCAAACTACACCAACCTTTTTTTGCACCTACTGTCCAACGGTCGTTTCGTTTGTGAGTGAAGagttatacaatatacacatGAGCGTTTACCATAATTTCGTTTGTGAGATTTGTGATTTATCGTTTTACCATGTCGAGGACATGAGGGttcataaaatgaaacatgGGTTGAACTAAACAGGTGTAGTATAATGCTAGTTCCACCgattattgttaaaagtaaCGATTAGAGACGTTACGTTTCCAAACAGTTTTGccattacattaataatattgttactacGACATTACTAGGAGAGATTTTGTGTAGCACAGTTCCACATGGAGCAATGCTACGAAGTGTTCAcgcattttattttgaacacGTTAAATACCAAGGACGTATtgttaatgatatattatcTGAATAGTTTATCGCTGAACCAATACATTATAAGGAGTACGTCGGCTTAGAATGTTCCcagtttaatatattactcaAAAGTATGGCTTTTGTAACATCAAAATTAAGATATATGATTCCGTTTCTTTTGattgattcgataaatattcacaTTCTTTATTGATTCtcattaattcatattttgaaTAGATCATGTCATTTCAAATCGTAGTATTTTCATGTTCGGATTTATTTAGCGTTTGGAATATTTACAGTTAGGTCCAtcgttatataatttatattattttagttacttTTACAAGTTATTATCCTTCTATTATGAAGGAACATCTATTTTATacggtatatattttttaactagaAATATTGAGTTTTGTTCGAGAaagtttgtaattttttttttctttttttctaaacACTTCGATCGCTATTGTATGAATCGGTTATCGTGTTATTGTTGGGACTgtcaaacttttatattattgttaatcattttggaatatttaattttctttcaaaaaatcattttttttttaagatataaattaatagttcCAACAATAGTACGATTCAGCGAGAAGAGTTTGATACACATGTGCCTGTACATGTGAAAGCCGGCAGTACGACATGTAAAGTACTTTTGCAGCTTACGAAGCGAATTAGTTAACGAGcgacattaaaaattgaaggataaatttttataaaaagatctCCGAAAAAGTTGATCGATTAAAGATTTTGTAGACTGTAGCTCTTATGTGCGTGTAGgtacatatgaaaatatatttgtaaaatgagAATACTCTATAGTATTTTTTGCTACCATCTTCACGTAGCCGTAAGCAATTATCGGTATTTAAAGCTCCAATATACGACGTATGAATAGGTTGTCTGTTAACGGTACTATACCTACAAGTAACTTATCTACGAACttgcttttttttaaacgacaTTGGATATCTGCATTAAAGGATATTCATTTATACAATCGTTTAGAGTTTTGGAGGCAGTCAAAAGGATTGAACGTGATTAAAAGTAATGCAAACAACGTTTACATGCTTGTCTCCTTTATTCGGCACTTTGAGCGTTTTTTCACTGCTTTTGTTTTTACAATGATCGCCACTTTAAGAGGGTCTTCCTGCTCTAAAGGATCGAGACGCGTAAAATCGTGGAACTGGTCGCGAACATTGGGatcattgttaattttctgCATTCGCAGCGcatagaaatgtataaaacagAATTGAGACGTGAATATTCGGTGAACATGAAAGTTTGCACAAACGTCCACGGTCTAACAGCTCGGTTCCCACTAATTCTACgagttttcttaataaaatagaaataggaGCAGGAGGACCCGTCGATCTCCGCACTCGATGTGAAATACAGTAATTAGTCGGGGCGGCTGTAACGAGCAACGGTGTGGACACAGTCTCGATTAATATTGAGCGTCGTTCTTTGCGATTATAGTCGTTGCTCGTGACAATCGCGCGACAGGGACGAAATCTGCTTGGCATTCGATCATAATCGAAAGACTAATTGCTTGTTACACAAAGTTACCCTCTAAACTGAAGGTACAGGGTGCTGCGAAATCGTTTCGCTGGGGAACGTTGTCCATAACTCACGTAactaaatcatttaattagaatgtgaaatttttgaaaaatttctgaaacgTGTTCGGAATAAGCTAACATTTGCACTCTACGTGGAAAACAGTTCAAGGAAGTAGCCTATGCAAATGGTAATTTGCtaaggaaattgaaattgaaaagttttGCGAATTTTGTGTtacaacattttaaaaattattgatagctctctctctctctctctctctctctctctctctctatcacgCTCACGCACACCCattctctctcctttcctcTGGCGGGTCGGAGAAGTTTGATTACACCCTAAGAGGGTTGCATTCGGGTATTCTTATCTCATAATGAACGGTCCTTATGTTAAGGCAAGCCTACATTATCACCCGGATATCGCGGGCATATgcttgtttaattaatatacagtttAATCTTAGAATTTGGCACGTGATTCACataaacacaatttttcttcattgtGTCTGAATTCGAACGAAACCGAACGAAAGTTCTTCTGTACTTGCCCTAATGCAGTACAAGGTACATGTCACAAAGCTACACGCTactcgaatttaattatttagcacGGTAAAGGAAACGAGAAATCGTTAACGCCGAAActatcgaatcgatcgaatcTCTTCGTTCGTGATCGTTGATGGAACGTTCATTCGTTCCGACATAGGCTTGTTCGGTCAAAATCAGTTCTCATcactttttttattcaacgaaGGATCAGGGAGATCATTAGATAGTTCCAGAGTTAAAGTTTGCTATGGTCGCGACTTTGCATTGGTGGATCTCAAATAGTTTACGGTAAAACCGAGATTCAACGTTTAATTAGGCTCGGACAATAATGTGGGTAGATTTTGGAAATAAACTCAGTTTGCAAATGAAAGTTCAAGGAACCCATGCAACAAGTATATACAGATCTTGAACCTTTACGAACTAAAGCTTTATGTAAAAGTGAGAGTAACGTAATGGAGAaagcaaatttatttttaaccacCAATGTAGAGTTCGACAATTGTCTAGTAACAATTCTAGCTTATCGATTAAGTATCTCTACGAAGGGTGTTTTTCCTTCACGAGGTTATCCTTCGTTTAATTACTAGTAATACTGATATAGGTCTTTGACGTTCATTTCACGCTTACGGCGTTCGCGTTAACGTTCATCTGTAAAAATCCGTGGACAAATCAACGAAAATGGTACGCAGAAAAATTCAGGAAAATCTCTAGCTGCCTaactattttacaatatacaattgAACCTCGACTTGCGCAAAGAATATTAGAGCTGCGTTTGATTTGCTATTTCCGTTTTGGATAAACGATCAAACATTGTTCTTAACATCGTAGAATCTTTCGATTTGTAGAAGGTTTTTCGAGAGCAATGTGCTAAATTTAAAGCTTTGGTTTCAAGATGTTTAAAAACGGATTGATTAGCAAAAGCTGTGAGATCGAATAGAACGTACTTCTGAAAAATGTTACTTCCCGTTTCGGAAACCGCCTGTAGATCGTGCAAGGGACTACTAGATACtctaagatattttattttgtgttatattatacttcgTCACATGGTACTTGAGCCGACGGAGGTTTTATTTACGACTATATGGTGTATCTCCCTATCGTTTTACAACCGATTTGCCTGGAGACCTCCGTACACGTAACTGCTACAATAATCCTACAGACTAGACGTATAATCGGTGGAAAAATATCGTATTTTGTTGTCGGAATATCATAAATCTGCACGTAATACATTGGACGTTCTATATCCAGCAGCTTAACCTTTCCTTACGCATACGAAAATTGTTTTGGCCAACGGACACCCGTGACCATTTCCCATAGCGCGTTTCCGGTGGCAACAAAGATTCGCTTTTCTCTTTTACAAATGGATACCTAGATTCGAGGGCTACCTGATCTTAAGATGCGTCTAGACATTTCGGGATCATGGCGGATTCGAGTTTAGCAATTTGAGGAATTCAAAGTAGAGACGAAGATGGAGATTTCGAGGTACAGGGATCTGTCTGGGTACCAGAGACTGCTAAAAGCGCGAGCTATGGAGCAGATCCAAAGGTTAAGATTTTGGCCCCCAAAGCTCAGAATTCTCGTGTCTCTGGACCTAGAGTTTCGTTAGATTTCAAACGACTCATGTTCCGAAAATTCAGATGACGGACATCTTCTAGGGTGAAGGAATGCTTCTTCCCGCCGGAAACGTCGATAAGATGGTATCGAGTATGGAAGCTCAGGCTGCTGCTACTATCTCTCATAGCTACGTGTATCAACTTCgtgccttctctctctctctctctctctctctctttcgttctctcgctctctcgctttctcgcgTTCTCTCTGGACATCAGAAATGGTAGCAACGTGCACCATTCTTAACGATTTATACGACCTAATCGCCTAATCTATCTTCCTTAGATAATTACCTAGTGCCTAATCGTGTCTCTTAAAAGGTATCGTTGGCATGTAGACGACGAAACTGGCCAAAGGTCCTCGATCTATTCCGCGAATCGATCGTTCTATCTACAACAGAACACGCGCAAACAGACGCTCGCTCCgtaatttgtacaaaaatgAATCACCGTGTCCGAAACGTGAATGGGTTCATTGGGTTCGCGAGTCAGTCTGGACAGGATCGATGCAACCGCGAGGGAAGAGAACGTTTACCGATTCAGAGCCGAGAGACCCTTTGGTATCGTCGGTCGTTGATCCGGTAAACGAATCCTTTCGCCTCCTGCTATCCATTTCCGTTCCtagagaataaattttcttgacTCGAAGTAGGGAGAGATCCTTGGGATCGCGATGGAGAACTCGCTTGGCGAATCAAGCTAACAAGTTTTCTGAGTATCAAGCGACTCGAACTCTGTCATCATCAAAGATCGAAGGGACGCGGCACGgctttctttaaaaaaaagaaagaaaaagaacgagtATCGGGAACCGCGGTAGACGACGAATCACAGGTTCCCGGTGAAAACTCTATCAACTCGTCATCGATGAGAGTGAGACTGGTGATTGAATTATGTGCGAAGGAAGTCGTCCGTTCGCTGCTCGCGAATAAAACGAACGATTTACCCTAACGATAAATTACTTTACATTTATATGGTGCCTCTATTTGCCGTTGTTCACAGCTGTTGG
Encoded proteins:
- the LOC144476681 gene encoding uncharacterized protein LOC144476681, yielding MMNTNEELSSGLNAIDCSFKNECSCKDENTRESVLQKPRYKLRIAAYRVYNLRKNPEPSRVNQLPSGSNYLSEFCKLVCKPVSVSLVRLSDQDLKKLGRKISSNVESVRRPSLDNSQHKFYGYERKKRKSTISIKTHSKDGKQIHIETESNKINKNVDNNVNENVQKNVDKNAAQKQPKPLCKKHQLRSTVTSKVQRSSKNEQCKKDLLKTIKQPIIVLNRIDEVINKLAQSFARVTSNKQYCTVEQSTVKQHIAVTQTEEVGLIPEPSLISTNGNNCLQNDSVADNISEADSNDIPKIKRKSRRKNKIFDDTDSEDDNDGWYEAKKGRWDFPGQEIAITADKCNEDVQVRTSQEVCISSKLNEVTSEKIIERNLAIQNVEVNNKKEGMDLENINIDEVQEKLNVQDEDVNVENEGVNIENEGVNIKNEYVDVENEDVDVENEDVDVENKDIDVENEDVDIENEDIDVENEDIDVENEDVDVENEDIDVENEDVDVENEDIDVEEGNLDIQSVETNNRNKEVDVEVQNEADDENGKESFEYEDAGVKGEEVDVETENGRCSLDASEDVIQEISSLSSELCFEHTSKHDACSVDESVHKNSEMQQYILKPLLSENELIQKYKLYKQPKICLVDCQHIKIPSGNTYSVMEVKKLTEKNINILLNSNVTHTTKNDLISDMSCSKNMTVKSKFDKSVYAHKIQRGRKGSVERESVFKKSITPKKGRIYKMTSDSIIGHGIVSPYLSKQSIKQLNTLSFTYPQKPSRLFIKLTEITTKKAILITSNTIAIKTNMTGKNFLNNTKHLYVLGHASSPNKNQSEDIRIGNCKTDIEKAMLSCVYITSPTKHKKLAEKKDTIKSKEVSSTYKCIVCDLFFEEYVVLQQHLSTHTKQCQQKAKKKLLFSLLTPEKDLQQSPIEDSTSQVASSCRPCIDGDQTESRQKSLHKKIKEAKSKQSLSRKHKLCRPSKLTNECSVCKHEFPTESDLAAHIFLHTELELQEACDAENLNKQENDVNIPESDTRRANNSVTKPTHSVEKSPMNLNESKTSSLETPPLQNHKEHIPKDVKSIDEKASMISKLNHRESNSNIQIPCGTRKALFKICQCHNVADTNFGCLRIEIVLLCHTCGVLFRSMECFETHYRLPEYSVCNQNRAKSGRSPNLFCATCGMIFSSVQDVRQHLEMHVRFKKDCKMDFRCNICKVMFIGIGPLFYRHWVNHTKDPFWLASKQSFPKISLLNLTSKKLSVASNPGEFVTYKCLDNYIYVAEYVCSKCKTVFNAEDHLKVHEPNCKEVNAKVKPIKWRLICKMCKIITRNKTELYEHMKSRHKHAANPQFVKSLTNTALAFICKICMASSATIEEFNEHWFDHYMSRPWFQCSYCMLYCQNLDVLEEHLNCYHAEVLKNIKDIVAITSMVLYRKVKHICQLCCTGFISEELLNEHNNRHDPGSTFQLGNSNKATIKKYTSMLENLTDQVSDKGDEDAGEQADKGDPQTEDVTDKEVEVLKEQINKGDQATEEKIDERNHVMQEQTAQCSKSKADLEREKLINTLEGNEEEDSENELVIDLTDHTESQNELAVTDRFKEKQIVSTGTVGTLNTTSQPIPPPNKPTETNNATKQVHGFLRVKKLEDLLEDISTLHECKACKYACGSVEELQEHLLTHAVQKQAKVSSEGTSQQLVNFTEQNIDANKLPQNGQIVFGKTVQIPILSNLYPGTATNVKLLTTKHIPPVSSSQASVKTAYHKNLPACNIFRKLTIPSSFIRSIEKVPTAVESGSPNAQSLPTAPRVDSDTRNRQNPVNTSVCKTNSHTPHRTNVPRRDNVGTVRSKNKYINQLEGYNTYSKPIPAMPTTYTYSKDENGKIKVFASHSIDNAVANNNANYTNGNQSYIQTSHNIQNQVRSNNPPTTMYSQYPNSNTVYTTNGQGPVQPQQMAQQVPNQTLAPTVSPAFYCKNPTAGGMSIVINQNAPSMQSLPVVDVRQQQGQQQHIYQPVYSNPVVSVDPYVAQSQNIIDYSGTGEIYQVTSNEYSGPVNQNVPSCDVSLQTTPTFFCTYCPTVVSFVSEELYNIHMSVYHNFVCEICDLSFYHVEDMRVHKMKHGLN